The Anabrus simplex isolate iqAnaSimp1 chromosome 6, ASM4041472v1, whole genome shotgun sequence genome includes the window CGCCAATACCCACTACACTGGATGACCTTCAAGAGCGGATAACACGTGTGATCAACTCAGTGGATCGTGATATGCTGCAACGCGTTTGGGAGGAATTGTCTTATCGCCTTGATGTGGtccgtgctgctggtggtggtcatgttgaacacttgtaggactaaACTTTAACATCAGTCAAACACGCGTGTCTTCggtttaatcttgtactactgactgttgggaaaatatagcttgatgaaatcgGTTCATTCTATATGAAAGACCCTATATTTCAaaaaagaggattttgaaagaaagccatATTCTGCGacggccattttttttttttttttttttttttggtgtggtTGAGTGTGCATAGTGCTAATAAGAGCTTCGCTTTCAGCACCCAGTCGATACCAGTCACTTGTGTTTCTTGTTTATGAACCCGGAACCtcttcgaccaaaggccagcatgctaatcattcagccatggagacgAACAGAAAGAAACATCGTATCAGGTATCAACAACATTCTAAAGACTATCACAAATTAAAGTTATTTCACCTTAGACAACAAGCACTATGTCCACTTCTGTAGTGTAACCGTTAGCGTTATTAACCATCGTCCTTCGAAGCCTGgattcgatttcctttactgccagaAATGAAAGACTAACAGGACTGTTgcgtggttaaaaaggtacatacagctcaccttcattggCTGGGGAGGGAGGCGGTGGTCTGAAAAAAAAAACCTTGCAACACCTCAAGTCAATAATACGAAATTTACTTCTATCGCACTCAAGATAATTAGGATCCGGTGACTGGGATAATGATTATTTGGGAAGTACAGTGAGATTATTAACCCATTTCACCAGATCTACTGATAGCAATATGTCGATGATGTAAAGTCGCTcgaaaaaagaatgagcgcatggcatCGTTTAAGTTCCTAGCAGGTACACTTCTCTCAGAAACAACTAAAGCTATACGGGACcgctcatataaactaagaccgccgAAGCGGCGTTTACACTCtatcaggggggtgacacttcatagggagcgtccgaagcaattctgagatgggccaatcgatctccgccaactaatgaaaactaaaattatcttttagagggttaatttagaaggcagaggttggcattacacattcagttgcgtggtacagcggtgtggtacagcaaattcaaaacacaacaccgttatcgttgcgcgctaagggaccttggtcgtacggtatgtaatagtgcttgttagacgaaaatttgttgagattctttcccattgaacgagatttttgatccagttttttgagagtatggtgtgaaattataattatgcgcgttcttagtgtgaagaaatagtattatgatcatgaacgtacttcacattgaactacctagctgttgcgagtaaacgtctgtgtgattgtgcttcctacctgctgtttggaataaataaattcaaaatataaactgtgtgcattatgctgtgttttactttcatcctttccttctcgtgttttccattcccatacataaaagtcgtgggaagggttcaacgaacgaacgaaagaatgaggttatgtcagatcgtgatttaggcaagtatgggcgttttggagttttttatgaattgcattaacattttcagtaatcaatgttgcatttatcacttaatagatgtatatttacattaaaatgcaaacgatgaaacaacgatacaagctagcgttataacagtattgccaacttacaaatacggtaattgcaatttacttttcaagtaaaaaacacgagagaagctttagatataactttcctaccgaaatacaatcattatctctatcacaattaaaatgttaacaaagtaacaactatcatcatcgtgtttactacgaggtactaccgtgggatttatttccttatgttggcagagagaaagtggccactgtagcttccatgacctgttttctcagccaactttattatacaggagtgacggatctatttctcttatatgatccttgcacTCTATGAATGGGGTTTTACAGTATAAAAGATACGCGCAGAATTCTTAACCTTGCAAGCAttctgcacgtgttcgacctggcaagcatcagtcgccagtctgaatctccgCTGTTAAcagggtgagacagttatcattgcaacaccgtattttcttaTGTGGAACTTCTGGTTTCATCTGaatggtcgtatgaacagtcatacctctcgctattggtgtgcagaaaatcctaatggtgtttatgaagtccctcattataacAGGACGATTGGTGTTtcgtgtgctgttagtgcaagacgaataattgggcctatttttttagAGACGACAATGAATGCAGAGCGGTGCCAAGATGActtttgacgccgttcttctatcagttaacggaagaagataaatcgcgtgggtggtttttAATAAGAtttagcccctgctcatacagcagaagattcacttcttacaatctcggaagtgtttgcagacagagtgatcagtgttgaTCTAACTTCCCCTCTTTCTAGAGATCtattgtatcgaacaaatcctcacatattggaggaactgaaataaaACAGTACGAATGAAATGAGAAACATTCCAGTGGTAGAACTCATTCACGTCAgccagatggtggtgattattgttttaagaggaagtacaactaggcatccatcctctatataacactaatcagagagaaaaattggaagaagcccgacacttcgaaaaatgaagacatcggccaaagaaagacaatgaccatgaagggcgtgaaaattaaagcctccctaggcttcgagtgctctaataccgtcggggaaaagaccaagagttgaccaagggagatcggataggatagatgaaagtaaagagcctggcacaagtaaatggaagcaatgtcaggaatcagctccgggccccgtggtcgctaagccacgctctcaagttaagagccccttttagtcccctcttacgacaaaCAAGAgagaccgtgggtgttattctaccgctcccacccatagGGATTTATTGGTTGTGGGTATCCACAAGGTTTGTATCTACATGTCAGGTGAATTATATTACGCTGataatttaaattttgaaaaaatatgaaATGCGAGGAGCATACATTACCATGCGTTCATTCCTTTTAGAGCGACTATACGCAATACTGCGCACAATTACCAATATCAATAATCTACACAACACGAATATTCCTTCAACGCTAACGTTGATAACAATCAAAACGAATTACGCCGACTTCATTAGGAACGTTAAACGTCAAATTATCCCTCTGGATCACTTTAAACAATCAACAGTGAGGGACTGTCGTGGCATCATCACTCGATGCAAGTCTCACTTGGTGAACTGAAAGACACATGAGATAGTAAATTCGATATAGTTTTATTTACAGTAGTCGATGGTAGTGGTATCGTAATGGGCAATTATCACATTAATTAATACTTAAATAAATACCTATTAACTGGTTTTATCtctgcagtggtggtggtgattattgttttaagacgaagtacaactaggcaaccatcctctatataacactaatcagagggggaaaaatggaagggatacaacatttcgaaaaatgaaggtatcagccaaagaaagacaagagccacgaaaggcgtgaaaatgaaggactccctaggcatcgatacCTAATATTGTCggagtcggaaaaaaacaagaattgacccagggaggtcggataggatagatgaaagtgaggagcctggcacaagtggaagcaatggcagaactcgcctaagggtcccgtggtcctcaacctacgctcccaagttaagagcgactggtgtcccttttagtcgtctcttgcgacaggcaggggataccgtgggtgttattctaccgcccttacccacagggggatgaagtTAAGAGACAATTCTACGCTAATTTATTTTCACATCTGTGTACCTCGTCATttgctttggtggtggtggtgatggtggtgattattgttttaagaggaggaacAACAaggcaaagtccggctccatggttaaatggttagcgtgctggcctttgatcacagcggtcccgaggttcgattcccggcagggtcggaaatttaaaccataattggttaatttcgctggtacgggggctgggtgtgtgtgtgtgtcgtcttcatcatcatttcatcctcatcacgacgcgcaggtcgctcacgagcgtcaaatcaaaagacctgcatccggcgagctgaacttgtcctcggtgTCGACAATGGCAGAAATCCAGAAATAGAAGAATATATTCCTATAATAAGGAAGTGGCGGCTTATAGTCATTATTAGTTGTTAAATGTTTGGTAGAAATGGGACCATTTAAAAGTACGTGATTTGGAAACCCTAGAAAAAGTGAAGGCTTTATTTTTCAAGAGAACAGTTGGTGTTTCACAATTCACTCGATCGAGACTTGTATACGTCCTAACAAAGGAAGATTATCTAGTTCAACAAAATCAGAAATACTATGCTACTACCATCAACGATTGCCCTCCAAAATGCATTAAGAAAGCGAGAACAAAAACGAATTGACACTTGGTGCGAGTTTTATGCCACTGAAGCCATGACGGATAAGGCGTGGACGCAGTGTATCTACGAGTTAAGACATGTGGTGACCCGGTATGCTTGTCATGGTTTCCATCATGAAGTCTGCACTAATAAGAtccttgttgcaaaaatagaacaAAATCGTTTTGTACCTACAGTATGCTAAATActgatgcacattgtgcgcaattcttttaatattattattattattattattattattattattattattattattattattattattattgttattattattattattattattattattattattattattattattattattattattattattattattattattattattattattattattaatgttcggTGAGGTGATACTACTACGGGTGGCCAGTGAAAGGGTGCTGTGTAGGAAATGTTACTCGCACCTTTTCTCAGAATACGTGCTGGCAGGATCTACCGGTCAGTTATTGTGAAATAAGACAGCAAATGCATGAGTTTATTAGTTTTGAATGGCGGTGGAAGAGCTGCCTGCCTAGGTTCATGGACGTGAGAACTTGAGGATAGTAATATTTGTTGTcagaatatgaaatataaatatttaaatcagAACCGGCGTCCCCTTTATCACTCTCTGCGCCCCCCACTTTGAGGACCACtgatatagaggatgattgcctagttgtacttcctcttcatctTGGCACTCTTAATTTCCCATGACAAAGAGAACGCAGAAAAAAATACTTGCGTTATTGTCCGTGCAACAGCTGGAGGAAATAGAAAATAGAACTAAAATGGATCACAGGTATGTATAGTACGAATTATTGCTATAGGACCTACAGTGCATTATCATTAGGGCATGGTTGTTTTGTACTGTATCACACTATAAGTGTACAGTTGCCAGTTTTGGATTTAAGTAACTTAATTTCACCAAGCAATTTAGTAATAAATGCAGCAAGGTCATAAGCTTTCATTAAGTTAATAATTATAAGTCATCCACTACGGCCTTGAAGTAGGTGTGCTAGCACAGGTGTTGAAGGTGTACCTGGAACCAtgtcggttcgattcctcgtcaggtagTCAGAATTAAGAAATGATACCACCACAGCCTTCTTTTTCTACTATTTGTTTTACGAGTTCGATGCTCATTTGCATTTTTGTGGAATTCTTATATAATGAAATAGTAATAGGTACCGAAAACCTAATATTTGGTTGCTGGTTCTTGGGTTATTAACAACAAAATCGCCCATAGTGGCGCTTTACTTGTTGGTATAACTACATGTTCCGTACTCCTGAGCATCAACAAGTTAACTGCCACAGCCGTTTTATGTGTATCTTCGGTCCACAATTTGAGGAAAACGATGAAAATATTGCACTGAAtgaggttgttgttttttttttttttttactgaataaGCGCATTACCTGCACTGCATTACGTAACTGTACcaattattgatttattttatctgtccgactccatggcttgaggccttcggttctgagtgacccgggttcgattgcggccagattggggattttaatcgcgtctgattaatgattcttctgactcggggacggagtgtttgtgtttatcccaaaaCAGGTGGTGGTTTtgattggtttaagaggaagtacaactaagcaaccatcctctatataagggatccgacacttcgaaaaatgaaggtatcggctaaaggaagacaagggccacgaagggcgtgaaaatgaaagactccctagccctcgcaaacctaatagcgtcggggtcggaaaagaacaagagttgaccaagggaggtcggataggatagatgaaagtgaggagcctggcacaagtaagtggaagcaatgccaggactcagctgagggccccgtggtcgccaacccacgctccaaagatcagagcccctcgggccccctttagtcgcctcttacgacaggcaggggataccgtgggtgttattctaccgcccccacccacggggggatatCCCAaaacattcatattcagacaacatactacaaatgaaatgtcgtatggcttttagtgccgggatatcccatgacgggttcggctcgccaggtgcaggtctttctatttgactcccgtaggcgacctgcgcgtcgtgatgaggatgaaatgacgattaagacaacacaatacacccagcccccgtgccattggaattaaccaattaaggttaaaatccccgacccggccgggaatcgaacccgggaccctctgaaccgaaggccagtacgctgaccgttcagccaacgagtcggacaaaaccaagcgccacagaaacacgcaatagtgattatatccctcgaaatagctggcgtcaggaagggcatccggtcgtaaaacagggccagatcctcATCTTCACCACAGCAGAAGTGTGGGAAAAACCGGTGGAAGAAGAATAAGACTGCTTTATTTTAACATCTCTTCTAAGATGGCTTTAAGTTAAATATGAAAACTTTGAACGCGTTTTGCTCAAAAGTAAGATTTGACGCATAGCCGCATATAGCATAACACCGTGGAATTTGATCTGGCCTGTGCCACGACACAGATGTAAACCTACAACATCCATCGAGAAACAGCAACAGATAGTGACATGACATTATTATCAAAATGAACGTATTCTTCGCATTATTCTATTATTAGCAGCAAAGAATTCCACTCCAACTGATGGCAACTTCTATAGAAGATATCTCATTTGCATTGTTACGTTCACCTTCAGCAAAGACGGTAAACAACGAAGAAATGAAACTTATTATCAGATAAATTGTATTCTTATGAATGAATCTCAGCTGGTAGTCCCGACTTCCGACCAGCGGTTATCGCTCTTACAATACGTGACGTAATTGAAGACTGCTCCGTACTACTCCGTATGTTCATATTTCCCAAGTACCTGCATATTGCAACGTTAAGCTCAAATTTGAATTCATATTAATAGTTTGTATCCTGAATATTACTAGTCTGTTTTAAGGTTTTGTTGCTACCTAGAGGCGAATCACGAATGTCCTAATCTCATAACAGCTTTGGAATACAAACATTATGAGACAATCAGATAAAAGATAACATTAACGTCGAAAGCCCTTCTACACAGTCACAGATGAACTGTTGAAACATGGTGGCAGCTTGCGCAGCATATAATTGCTATGAGAGAAGTAGGAAAGGAGACCAGGTTTCATTCCACAGGTAAAAAAGAGAACACATTCATATTTTTGCTGACGTTTAAAAGGGTTTAAGAGGGGGAAAAAATCTTAAATAAACGTTTGTACTGGAGATATTTACTGATGTGTGGAAAGGTAAAAGATGACGCAAATATGGCACACTCCATAATGGCTAGTTTGTATTTATTCTGCATGTTACGGCAATTACGATAAGATTAGCACTGTAGATATTTCTTAAATTTCCATGCAAAATAGAGGTGTGTGAGGTAAAATCTAGACCATTAATGAATGAATAGCGAAAACCATATGGTAATATACAATAAATGATTCTCTTTCACTTGTTCTAGCTTCCCAAAGGATGAAGCTTTACGAGAAaagtggattaaagcaataagaaGGAAAAATTATAATCCAAGTAAATACGCAAAATTATGCTCCAAACACTTCACTAAAGACTGTTTTGAAATATGCCCCTGGGGACGGCTGAAGAGATTAAAAGAGGGGGCAGTCCCAACCATATTTGATTTCGAATCTCATCCTAAGAATATGAAATCAAAGAAATCTTTGAAAGAAAGCGCTGCATCAACAGAAGACAAAATCGAACCAGAACCAAGGTAAACAATTCAAGAATTTGCAGTTTTAACTcttaaaatacaattaaaattaataattaatctTAGATGTCTTAGTGGTTTAGAAATGAAGTAGTTTTACATTTTATTGCATCTTTCTTATAGTTCACAAGATTCTTCAACAATGAATTTCATGCACATTAGTAAGTCCAGAAAGGAGACAGTTTTACCGAATAACAGAAACATATATGAAAATTAATCAGATTACATGGGATTTTGAGGGGCTTAATTTAGTGTTTCTTGACACTTGATGCTTGCCTCGAATAAGCCAAAACCGATCATTTCGATCGAAAGTACAAAGTGGAGTTTGAAACCTGTAAACTCAAGATTTAGGTCCATAAACTGAAGCATATTAACATAAACGAAGATATTCTTCCTTACTTGGTTTATAACCATTCAACTACCTTCAGAAACTTATAGTTTGTGAATGTACTGTGTTACACCCACAGGGCTCTAGTATGTTGATATGCCAAGCTCTTCACTTTTCAACTTACCTCCTACAATATGTTATGTTCTTCGACCTCTACGACAAGAAATTTACAAATCCTAGAGTGTGtttgggaccgatgacctagatgttaggcctttccaaacaacaagcatcatcatcaaagtcaGTTATATTCACGACCTGTGCGCCCTTCCCTTTCAAACATCGATGTCTTAATTCTTCCGAGGATAGGGCATTTCCCATTTCTTCCTATGGCTAATGTTAAGAAGGACTGACAATCCCGTAGTTCTTGCCTTGAAATAGCAATCACTATCACTTACAATATCTCCGCTACCTATTTTATATTTGACCTCTTTTGGGTTTAAAAACTAGTTTGTGCCTCTGAAAACTAGTCACCTCCTCCTGGAGGATGAGCggtagaatacaacc containing:
- the LOC136875513 gene encoding THAP domain-containing protein 2-like encodes the protein MDHSFPKDEALREKWIKAIRRKNYNPSKYAKLCSKHFTKDCFEICPWGRLKRLKEGAVPTIFDFESHPKNMKSKKSLKESAASTEDKIEPEPS